The following are from one region of the Microbacterium sp. cx-55 genome:
- a CDS encoding PPOX class F420-dependent oxidoreductase: protein MITDAAREFLSEYHLATLSTLGRDGRIHSVPVGITYLDGVVRIIGSRGTQKFRNVERTGRASVNTVDGGRWISFEGPARIVEDADAVAHAVELYAARYRQPSPNPARVVLEIQVERVLGSAQFRA from the coding sequence GTGATCACCGACGCCGCCCGCGAGTTCCTGTCCGAGTACCACCTCGCCACCCTCTCCACGCTCGGCCGCGATGGTCGCATCCATTCGGTGCCGGTCGGCATCACGTACCTCGACGGTGTCGTCCGCATCATCGGCAGCCGGGGCACGCAGAAGTTCCGCAACGTGGAACGCACCGGCCGGGCGTCCGTCAACACGGTCGACGGCGGCCGGTGGATCAGCTTCGAGGGTCCGGCGCGCATCGTCGAGGATGCGGATGCGGTCGCCCACGCGGTCGAGCTCTACGCTGCCCGCTACCGCCAGCCGAGCCCCAACCCCGCCCGTGTCGTGCTCGAGATCCAGGTCGAGCGCGTACTCGGATCGGCCCAGTTCCGCGCCTGA
- a CDS encoding ABC transporter ATP-binding protein — MSGGARVVARGWGWRHAGRRRWAVSSLDLTIEAGERVLLLGASGAGKSTLLQAMAGVLGDAEDGDGAGELLLDGVPPLRARGRAGLVLQDPDAQVVLARVGDDIAFGCENLGVPAHEIHARVRDAADAVGLGVALDHPTAALSGGQKQRLALAGALAMRPGLLLLDEPTANLDPAGAVEVRDAVVAGAAQAGTTLVVVEHRVDLWAQHVDRVVVLSAEGGVLADGAPSAVFGAHAQTLSDAGVWVPGVPVTARVAPRSGAADVLLAAEDLAVGRRAFGERMPVVAASGIRAALRAGRTLAVTGENGAGKSTLAMTLAGLLPPVSGRVIAADGLRAGAAADPIRWRSRELLTRIGTVFQDPEHQLLTTRVRDELAVGPRALGMAPDAVAARIDPLLERLGLARLADVNPFTLSGGEKRRLTVATVLATRPQVVVLDEPTYGQDARTWRELAELIDEVRAAGTAVCMVSHDPGLVAALADERLVVTAAR, encoded by the coding sequence GTGAGCGGCGGGGCGCGCGTCGTCGCGCGCGGGTGGGGGTGGCGGCACGCCGGCAGGCGCCGGTGGGCGGTTTCGAGCCTCGACCTGACGATCGAGGCGGGCGAGCGCGTGCTGCTGCTCGGCGCGAGCGGCGCGGGTAAGTCCACGCTGCTCCAAGCCATGGCCGGGGTCCTCGGTGATGCCGAGGACGGCGACGGTGCCGGGGAGCTGCTGCTCGACGGCGTGCCGCCCCTCCGTGCGCGGGGACGGGCGGGGCTCGTCCTGCAGGACCCCGACGCGCAGGTCGTGCTCGCCCGCGTCGGCGACGACATCGCGTTCGGGTGCGAGAACCTGGGCGTGCCCGCGCACGAGATCCACGCGCGGGTTCGGGATGCGGCGGATGCGGTGGGCCTCGGCGTCGCCCTCGACCACCCGACCGCGGCGCTGTCGGGTGGTCAGAAGCAACGGCTGGCCCTGGCCGGGGCGCTCGCGATGCGACCGGGGCTGCTGCTGCTCGACGAACCGACGGCGAATCTCGATCCCGCCGGTGCGGTGGAGGTGCGGGACGCCGTCGTCGCCGGGGCGGCGCAGGCGGGCACGACGCTCGTCGTCGTCGAGCATCGCGTCGATCTGTGGGCGCAGCACGTCGACCGGGTCGTCGTGCTGTCGGCCGAGGGCGGGGTACTGGCCGACGGGGCGCCGTCCGCCGTCTTCGGCGCCCACGCGCAGACGTTGAGCGACGCGGGCGTGTGGGTGCCGGGCGTTCCGGTGACGGCCCGCGTCGCCCCCCGGAGCGGCGCGGCCGACGTGCTGCTCGCGGCCGAGGACCTCGCCGTCGGGCGCCGTGCGTTCGGGGAGCGGATGCCGGTGGTCGCCGCATCCGGGATCCGCGCCGCGCTGCGCGCCGGGCGGACCCTCGCCGTCACGGGCGAGAACGGGGCCGGCAAGTCGACGCTCGCGATGACCCTCGCGGGTCTGCTCCCGCCCGTTTCGGGGCGGGTCATCGCCGCCGACGGGCTGCGCGCGGGCGCCGCGGCCGACCCCATCCGCTGGCGGTCCCGGGAGCTGTTGACCCGCATCGGCACTGTCTTCCAGGACCCCGAGCATCAGCTGCTCACCACCCGGGTGCGCGACGAACTCGCGGTCGGTCCGCGAGCGCTCGGGATGGCGCCGGATGCGGTGGCCGCCCGGATCGACCCGCTCCTGGAGCGGCTGGGACTCGCCCGCCTGGCCGACGTGAATCCGTTCACCCTCTCGGGGGGCGAGAAGCGCCGGCTGACGGTCGCGACCGTGCTGGCGACGCGACCGCAGGTCGTGGTGCTCGACGAGCCCACGTACGGGCAGGATGCGCGCACCTGGCGGGAACTCGCCGAACTGATCGACGAGGTGCGTGCCGCGGGAACGGCGGTCTGCATGGTCTCGCACGATCCGGGCCTCGTCGCGGCGCTCGCCGACGAGCGACTCGTCGTGACGGCGGCGCGATGA
- a CDS encoding ECF transporter S component, which produces MHTSTSASVRSGRSRWRVVDIVVASVIGVASGVIFWVWGQAWTPLSTGLAFLPGLEGLLSGGWLFAGVLGGLVIRKPGAALYTEIVAAVVSMAVGTQWGFLTFVWGVVQGLGAELGFALFAYANYRLIVALTSGAIAGLAVALLDTNFSSIAAYDFGPRAIYFGAAIVSGILIAGLGSWLVARALAATGALDRFASGRQALTRESADAA; this is translated from the coding sequence ATGCACACGTCTACGTCCGCATCCGTCCGTTCGGGTCGTTCTCGCTGGCGGGTCGTCGACATCGTCGTCGCCAGCGTCATCGGCGTCGCGAGCGGAGTGATCTTCTGGGTCTGGGGCCAGGCCTGGACTCCGCTCAGCACGGGGCTCGCGTTCTTGCCGGGCCTGGAGGGCCTGCTCTCGGGCGGCTGGTTGTTCGCGGGTGTGCTCGGCGGGCTCGTGATCCGCAAGCCCGGCGCTGCGCTGTACACCGAGATCGTCGCGGCCGTCGTGTCGATGGCGGTCGGCACGCAGTGGGGATTTCTCACGTTCGTGTGGGGCGTGGTGCAGGGTCTCGGCGCCGAACTCGGCTTCGCGCTGTTCGCGTACGCGAACTACCGGCTGATCGTCGCGCTCACCTCGGGAGCGATCGCCGGCCTCGCCGTCGCGCTGCTCGACACCAACTTCTCGTCGATCGCGGCCTACGATTTCGGCCCGCGTGCGATCTACTTCGGGGCAGCCATCGTCTCCGGAATCCTGATCGCGGGCCTCGGCTCGTGGCTGGTCGCCCGCGCGCTCGCCGCGACCGGCGCCCTCGACCGATTCGCCTCGGGCCGGCAGGCGCTGACCCGGGAATCCGCCGACGCCGCGTGA
- a CDS encoding D-alanyl-D-alanine carboxypeptidase family protein — MTVERPIPQTRRALREGAASESDRLDTAPDPLDADPAAVPAMVASAALPAESVTVVIPPESPALGWVDETLVVARAAQTPQLDTGTPAYVPVTADLLARAPRRSPLRPGVLVPFGVFVLVIAMYCATTLFWPLYAVAPAVADIYVEPVPAAAAAEPWPATGSAAVAVEGVAAPAASSGDVVPIASITKLVTALLVLDQMPLAPGEQGRDYQFTSADRTDFRNYRARGESSLDVPVGGSLTEYQMLQGMLIGSANNYAKRLATTIWPTDAVFAQAANDWLAQHGLSGITIADPTGINAGNTASAEALIALADRALENPVIAEIVRTPSVELPGAGVVTNSNPLLADPGVIGLKTGTLDEYNLLAAKEVAIGDTTVRMYAAALGQPDRDTRNAATRALFAQLEQELQLRPSVAAGTVVGQVQTKWGDAVPIITAGDADVVLWNGATATVSSTFDLGDHRDDGDVVGTLDAVGPLDSTAVDLVLDGEIDEPSPWWRLTNPLQLFGLV, encoded by the coding sequence GTGACCGTCGAGCGCCCGATCCCGCAGACGCGGCGCGCATTGCGCGAGGGCGCGGCCAGCGAATCCGACCGTCTCGACACGGCGCCCGACCCGCTCGACGCCGATCCGGCCGCCGTGCCCGCGATGGTCGCATCCGCCGCTCTCCCCGCCGAGTCGGTGACGGTCGTCATCCCGCCCGAGTCGCCCGCCCTCGGCTGGGTCGACGAGACGCTGGTCGTGGCCCGGGCCGCGCAGACGCCGCAGCTCGACACGGGCACTCCGGCCTACGTGCCCGTCACCGCCGACCTCCTCGCCCGCGCACCGCGCCGCTCGCCGCTCCGGCCGGGCGTGCTCGTGCCGTTCGGCGTGTTCGTTCTCGTCATCGCGATGTACTGCGCCACGACGCTCTTCTGGCCGCTGTACGCCGTCGCCCCGGCGGTCGCCGACATCTACGTCGAACCCGTTCCCGCGGCCGCCGCCGCCGAACCGTGGCCGGCGACCGGCAGCGCGGCCGTCGCCGTCGAGGGAGTCGCCGCGCCCGCCGCATCCTCCGGCGATGTCGTGCCGATCGCGAGCATCACGAAGCTCGTCACGGCCCTGCTGGTGCTCGACCAGATGCCGCTCGCCCCCGGCGAGCAGGGCCGCGACTACCAGTTCACGTCCGCCGACCGCACTGACTTCCGCAACTACCGCGCTCGCGGCGAGTCGTCGCTCGACGTCCCCGTCGGCGGTTCGCTGACCGAATACCAGATGCTGCAGGGCATGCTGATCGGCTCGGCGAACAACTACGCGAAACGCCTGGCGACGACGATCTGGCCGACGGATGCGGTCTTCGCCCAGGCCGCCAACGACTGGCTCGCGCAGCACGGTCTTTCCGGCATCACGATCGCCGATCCCACCGGCATCAACGCGGGCAACACCGCATCCGCGGAAGCGCTCATCGCCCTCGCCGACCGCGCCCTCGAGAACCCCGTGATCGCGGAGATCGTGCGCACCCCGTCGGTCGAACTCCCCGGCGCCGGTGTCGTCACCAACTCGAACCCGCTCCTCGCCGACCCCGGCGTGATCGGCCTGAAAACCGGAACGCTCGACGAGTACAACCTCCTCGCCGCCAAAGAGGTCGCGATCGGCGACACCACCGTGCGCATGTACGCCGCGGCCCTCGGCCAGCCCGACCGCGACACCCGCAACGCCGCCACCCGCGCCCTCTTCGCGCAACTCGAACAGGAACTCCAGCTCCGCCCCTCGGTCGCCGCAGGCACGGTCGTCGGACAGGTGCAGACCAAGTGGGGCGACGCCGTGCCGATCATCACCGCGGGCGACGCCGATGTCGTGCTGTGGAACGGTGCCACCGCAACCGTGTCGTCCACCTTCGACCTCGGTGACCACCGCGACGACGGCGACGTCGTCGGCACCCTCGACGCGGTCGGCCCGCTCGACAGCACCGCCGTCGACCTCGTGCTCGACGGCGAGATCGACGAGCCCAGCCCGTGGTGGCGCCTCACGAACCCCCTGCAACTCTTCGGCCTCGTCTGA
- a CDS encoding energy-coupling factor transporter transmembrane component T family protein → MSLFALDVRRSPLGRVNPVTKLGATLVVTLTLLLSIDPVSAGITLAASLVLLPFSRLPVRALWLRTWPILIAALIGGAATVLYGRPSGQVHAEWGLIRITDGSIDLAAAIVLRVLAIAIPSVVLFATTDPTDLADGLAQLLRLPARFVLGALAGLRLVGLLVTDWRELAMARRARGVADEHRIRRFFGQAFALFVLSIRRGTKLATAMEARGFGADGVRTWARPSRLGWRDAVLAVLAVAVAAASVAGAVLAGSWTFVFAL, encoded by the coding sequence ATGAGCCTGTTCGCACTCGACGTGCGGCGAAGCCCCCTCGGCCGCGTCAACCCCGTCACGAAGCTCGGCGCGACGCTCGTCGTCACCCTCACCCTGCTGCTCTCGATCGACCCGGTCTCCGCCGGCATCACGCTGGCCGCATCCCTCGTGCTGCTGCCGTTCTCACGGCTTCCGGTGCGGGCGCTCTGGCTCCGGACGTGGCCGATCCTCATCGCTGCGCTGATCGGCGGCGCGGCGACCGTGCTGTACGGGCGGCCGTCGGGGCAGGTCCACGCCGAGTGGGGTCTCATCCGCATCACGGACGGCTCGATCGACCTCGCGGCGGCGATCGTGCTGCGCGTGCTCGCGATCGCCATCCCGAGCGTCGTGCTGTTCGCGACGACCGACCCGACCGACCTCGCCGACGGCCTCGCGCAGCTGCTGCGCCTGCCCGCACGCTTCGTGCTGGGAGCGCTCGCCGGGCTGCGGCTCGTCGGACTGCTCGTCACGGACTGGCGCGAACTCGCCATGGCGCGACGAGCACGCGGGGTGGCGGACGAGCACCGCATCCGGAGGTTCTTCGGCCAGGCGTTCGCGCTGTTCGTGCTGTCGATCCGGCGGGGCACGAAGCTCGCCACCGCCATGGAGGCGCGGGGTTTCGGCGCCGACGGCGTGCGCACCTGGGCGCGGCCGTCGCGGCTCGGCTGGCGCGACGCGGTGCTCGCGGTGCTCGCCGTCGCGGTGGCCGCCGCATCCGTCGCCGGCGCCGTTCTCGCCGGCAGTTGGACCTTCGTCTTCGCGCTCTGA
- a CDS encoding enoyl-CoA hydratase/isomerase family protein yields the protein MSDSILLHVEAGLARVTFNRPDRLNAMDFAMGERWRDVARQVTSDPAVGAIVIDAVGPAFCAGGDVMMMATSGADGSAVTDAAHVIHAGIRAFVESDTPVVAAVQGAVAGGGLGLMLTADYIVAAEGAKFVSRYANIGLTPDLGVSTLLPAAIGQRRALQLLLQDRTLSSAEALDWGLIAEIATDPGARADEIARFWLDNATGAFGQAKRLVRTGAHRAFAENLDDEAQTIGAAFDTPDAHARVAAFAAASGRSSRSKGTS from the coding sequence GTGAGCGACTCGATCCTCCTCCACGTCGAGGCGGGCCTCGCCCGTGTCACCTTCAATCGTCCCGACCGGCTGAACGCCATGGACTTCGCGATGGGTGAGCGCTGGCGCGACGTCGCGCGCCAGGTGACGTCGGATCCCGCCGTCGGGGCGATCGTCATCGACGCCGTCGGGCCCGCGTTCTGCGCGGGCGGCGACGTGATGATGATGGCCACCTCGGGGGCGGATGGTTCCGCGGTGACGGATGCGGCGCACGTCATCCACGCCGGCATCCGGGCCTTCGTCGAATCCGACACGCCCGTGGTCGCCGCGGTCCAGGGCGCCGTCGCCGGCGGCGGGCTGGGGCTCATGCTCACCGCCGACTACATCGTGGCGGCCGAGGGTGCCAAGTTCGTCAGCCGTTACGCGAACATCGGACTCACCCCCGACCTCGGGGTGTCGACCCTGCTGCCGGCCGCGATCGGTCAGCGCCGCGCGCTGCAGCTCCTGCTGCAAGACCGCACGCTGTCCTCCGCCGAGGCGCTCGACTGGGGACTCATCGCGGAGATTGCGACGGACCCGGGCGCGCGAGCCGACGAGATCGCCCGCTTCTGGCTCGACAACGCGACCGGGGCGTTCGGGCAGGCCAAGCGCCTCGTCCGCACCGGCGCGCACCGGGCGTTCGCAGAGAACCTCGACGACGAGGCGCAGACGATCGGCGCCGCGTTCGACACCCCCGACGCGCACGCGCGCGTCGCCGCGTTCGCCGCCGCATCCGGACGCTCGTCCCGCTCGAAAGGAACCTCATGA
- a CDS encoding SDR family NAD(P)-dependent oxidoreductase, giving the protein MDLSGASALVTGGASGLGFATAQRLSAAGAAVTIVDLPSSAGIERAAELGGTFAPADVTDPDQVAAAVAAATRAGPLRVVVNCAGIAPPAKVLDREGRTTPLADFERLVRINLVGTYNVIGQAAAAMAASAPDGVSGDRGVIVNTASVAAFDGQIGQPAYSASKGGVHAMTLPIARELARYGIRVVTIAPGIMETPMLKGLPQAAQDSLGEQVPYPARLGRPDEYASLVLEIVRNGYLNGETIRLDGAIRMAPR; this is encoded by the coding sequence ATGGACCTCTCGGGCGCATCCGCCCTCGTCACGGGCGGGGCCAGCGGCCTCGGATTCGCCACCGCGCAACGGCTGTCGGCCGCGGGCGCAGCGGTCACGATCGTCGACCTGCCCTCGTCCGCGGGCATCGAGCGCGCGGCCGAACTCGGCGGCACGTTCGCGCCCGCCGACGTCACCGACCCCGACCAGGTCGCGGCCGCGGTTGCCGCGGCGACCCGGGCCGGCCCGCTTCGCGTGGTCGTGAACTGCGCCGGCATCGCCCCTCCCGCGAAAGTGCTGGACCGCGAGGGGCGGACGACGCCCCTCGCGGACTTCGAGAGGCTCGTGCGCATCAACCTCGTCGGCACCTACAACGTGATCGGGCAGGCGGCCGCCGCGATGGCCGCATCCGCTCCCGACGGCGTCAGCGGCGACCGGGGAGTGATCGTCAACACGGCGTCCGTCGCCGCCTTCGACGGGCAGATCGGGCAACCCGCCTACTCCGCATCAAAGGGCGGCGTGCACGCGATGACGCTGCCGATCGCGCGCGAACTCGCGCGGTACGGCATCCGGGTCGTCACGATCGCGCCCGGGATCATGGAGACCCCGATGCTGAAGGGCCTGCCGCAGGCCGCGCAGGACTCGCTCGGTGAGCAGGTCCCGTACCCGGCGCGACTCGGGCGGCCCGACGAATACGCTTCGCTCGTGCTCGAGATCGTCCGCAACGGCTACCTGAACGGCGAGACGATCAGACTCGACGGCGCGATCCGGATGGCGCCGCGGTGA